In the Ranitomeya imitator isolate aRanImi1 chromosome 2, aRanImi1.pri, whole genome shotgun sequence genome, ATGCGCATTAAGGAGGAAAACTGTGATGACTCGTATGATGGAGGAAATCTCCCAACTCCTCACTCACGTGTACAGTTTCACTCAGCTCATATTAAGGAGGAACCAGTCTCATATGATGATCACCTGGCAAACCCGACACCAATGGACCATACACCACATCCTACTGTGGAAGAGCCATCCTCGTATGGTGAGCCACAGATCAATACATATACACCTACAGATCACGTACAACATCATTCTTATCTGCATATTGTGGAGCAACAGTCTCCTTATGGTGAAACAGCACCCAATATGTATACATCCAACGATCATACACCACATCATCCTTCTCCTCATACCGCGGAGGAACAGCCCTCACATAGTGGGCAAAGCCTCCTACAACCCAATGTGTTGGCACCGGCAGATCCCTCTCAATATCCATTTACTCATATTATTATGAATGCTGTCTCACGTGAGAGAGGAAAGCAGGCAAATACTGACCACAAAAAACAATATTCATCTCTTGATAGTACTATGGAGAAACCATCCTCCTCTAACAAAGCATCGGTATCCTGTAAAGATCTAAACCTGAAAACACTGAGTTATCCTATACGACTATCTGCATCTACACTTGTTAAGCAAATTAACCCAGCATCTTCTATTGAAAAAAGGCCCGAAAATACCATTGTGTCTTCAGCTGGTTCAGAGCCTCTTCAAATGGATGTGGATGATGAGAAAAGCAATTCTTCTGTCTACTCAGTCCGTCAAAGTGACAACGCAATGGAGATCTTGTACCACTGTCCGAGTTGCCAAAAAGCCTTCTACAGTAACTTGGACCTTGCTAAACATCAAGTCATTCACTCCGTAGATAAACTCTTTGTATGTTCCTTATGTGGGAAAAGCTTCACGGAGCTCTCGTTCCTTGTCAAACACCAGGTCTTTCACACAGACTTGAAGTTGTGTGTATGCAAAGTGTGTGGGGGATGTTTCTACAGTGAATCATCTCTAGCAAAACACGAGAAAACTCATTCCTCACCTGTGCACTGCTTCAATTGTGGCAAATGTTTTTTCAGTAAGACAGAGCTGGAAATACACAAAAGGAAGCACACTTTAGAGAAACCCTATGGATGCCATGTGTGTGGAAAACATTTTATTACCAAATACGTTCACGACAAACACATGTTATGTCATACAAAAGTAGAACTGTCTaaatgatgtggggggggggggggtcgcttggGATTTTCATCCGCTTCAAACTGATACTACCTTGACTTATGTGACTtgatgttaaagagaacctgtcagcatgatgTTGTATGTTGGACACAATTCTGTTATACAGATTAAAAAGATCCCTTTAGTGAATAAATCCTCTCTGTGGTGGTTCTTTGAAGTTTTGGTGTAATATGTTTTAGGTACATAGCAGCAGGATTGTGAGTAGGGTATTTGGCTCTTGCTCCGGCTGCCTCTGGTGTCCAGATGACAGGTCACTGCTTTGTGAGCGACCTGCTTTCTGTTTAAAAGTTTGCGCTGGCACTTTGCTCGCCACAGGTGGTGCTTGTACACATTGATCTCCTGacggtcttcaataaaatggcgctgtGGCGGCACATGCGCAGAAAACCTGTAGTAAAGTGGCGGAGCATGCGCAAATTGAAATCTCGGCTCGATTAAATCTCTAAAAAGGATGTTTTTCAACTGAGATCTCAGTCTATGCATGTGCCACCACTGGCGCCATTTTACCGAAGATAATCGGGAGGTCAGTCTACGAAAGGGCCTCCTGCGGCAATGATGGCACAAACTTTCAAACAGGAGGCCAGTCACTCCCAAAGCAGTGACCTACCATACAGACACTAGAGGTAGACTGAGGGGTTGACTCAGGAactgaagaccctacccacagtcccgcCTGTTTGCACCTAAAGCTTCTTACAGCaaaacttcaaatgctgattaaagAACACGCACAGAGCGGATTTCTCCACTAAATATATCTATTTAAGCGCAATTAGATCTATGCCTTTTCTTAAATATgcaaaatcgtgctgacaggttctctttagtgTGAAGGTCACTGATGAAATAATTTTTTGAATGTGCCCCATGTTTATACCAACCATACTGTACTTTATATTTCACCTGTTTTTCATATTACCTATACTTGAAAACAAAAACCCATGTTTTAAAGGGGAATCTGTCGCCCCATTTGACCTATctgaactattaatatgggcatacaagtTTTAGACTGCTGAAAACGGTCCTTCCTGTGTGCCTCATATCAGCTGTGGTGTTGCTGAGAAATCTTTTATCGGTTTATATAAataacctcttccaggctctgggaagTACCCtgcctggaagaaaactctgcctccagagcttgttttacatgaagggggagttaatagtgtgatggccgctctctgctttcctgatctcactgcagagctgtgtgtgataatACCTAACACGTCTGCAGGTtcctttcagcttccagctcacaggcagacagagagaataaaaaatgtgtttgcaagaatacTCATTTCATTTCTCCTGTTCAGTGTTTGTTACTTGTCTCATCGGTAACTCCCCTTTCATGTcacataagctctggaggcagagcttATCTGGCAGACaacatcctccccagagcctgggagaggccatttatataaagtgataatggATGATTTCTCAGTAACAAGGCATCGGATATCAGTCTCCTCAGCAAACTATAACATttgtgcccatattaatagtttatatATGTCAAAtatggtgactgattccctttaagttaaaagGCTTGTACAAAGTGTGTAAGTCAACCCCTATCTATAGAATAGGATCTAACCTACTGCTGAATGGATCTGTGGTTAAACAGGTCCACCATCTGAATGGATCGGACCTTAAACGTGTCCACCTTTTACTTATTCTATAGGACTGCTACAGGTAGCCAAGCTCTGTAGtaggcagtcccatagagaatgaatggagcgtagGTGTGCATGCTCGATCCCTGCTCTATTCAGACGAAGGTCTCCAATCTTGGGATTTGTGAAGGTCCTGCCGTTGGTCCTTCAGCATATAGTAAGGTAAAAATTTGGTGCAAACCCTTTAAGTTGATCAATCCATATCCAGTTGAGATCCCAGGTATAAAAGTCTCGTACTTTAGTCTTCACTGTCCTGTTATGTAGCATCAAGGTCTCTTCTCAGCACTATAATTAGTGATGGAGCATGAATGATATAAACTAGTTGGTTATCGAGGCAGATTTATCAATACTCTCTAATTCTTAGGGGGGCTTTAGTTGGTACAGTCTATCAGTGGGGTTCGGCCGACAGCCATATTGTGTATGGTATGGTGTGCTTTAGATTAAACAGTCTTAAAATGTGCTAGCTTTATCATAGTGATTCTTATAGTTTGATAAATCTGTTGTATTTTAACGCTGTCTAGTCTAAAATTACACCACTTTTTTTTGTCATAGTTTGTGTGAAAAATGCACTCTTCAACTGTGACACATTTGTGGCCCAGTGTGTCACATGTTAGGACATAGCCCTTTTCTGATAATCCACACCCCTGTTTAATTAGGACATGGCGCTGAAAGTGTCTGAAACAGGTAGTAAATACGGTGCAAGTCAAAAACAGTTACCGTATTTGGCACATTTAACTATATATACCTGATAAAGTTATTGTAACTCATTCCAGCTGTCTGTAGAATTTATGTGCGGTGTATTAGTATGTTGTAGTTTGGGGCTGAGCAGTGGTTTCCTGATATATGCTACAGAAAAATGCAGTCTAGTATGTTACATCGTTGTAGCTAAAAAATATTGTTATGGTTTCTTCAGAATGCCAACCTACAAAAATACTTAGTTTTGAGGAAAAGTTACTAAGACAATGCATGCTTAAATGTATAAAATTTGGACCATTACAAGAGATGGGTGACcagaaaaatatatatgtatttaaagggaatctgtcagcacatgtaatctgaggacagcaggggatagaggctgaaacacagaagtcagggatgtgtcacttgtcaaagtgctcactgctgtttactaactgtgaaggatttatcgatTGACATTGCTGGACTGCACTAGTCCagccacgccccctcctgtgataagcagctcgctGTCTATAGACATTGCATATACAGAGCCTGATGTGGGCAGGAGCagccttcattctaaatctaaaagctctgattgtgtgagaacggctgcacccaTTTATCGAAGTAATACatggttggattcagcttctctttgcctacattatgctactctcagatgaggtagcaaaaacctgctgaccgatTGCCTTTAAATCCTACATTAGGTTATTACTGTCATCAGGGAGCAGTTCACAATAATTGCGTAAAATATGCCTTAGCTGAAAGATATAGCTGCCTCCCTTGTAGTCGGGCACGGACCACATGGGATGTAGATTTCTTCTCGCTTATACTTGCTAGCAGGTTTATGCCTTGTATTTGTGACTGCACCATTAAATAGATAATTCTTGTTGATTTGACTTGTATGTAATGGCCAattgagagatgccgtaaagaggctaccaggtacacataaaattggccatttttatgcgctaaaagctctcattttttcatatttctagtgcagtaatgcagttcaaatttcgtgttttcaagtttgcatgttttagcactgcagtgtgctgccttatttacttaactatatacgaggtggcgactctaggttcagcacctgttcacactgagtctatgtttggatatgcaggtcaggtttttgaaatatgttactatgttagtccaGAGGTGGTGCAGCCTGAGTCTTCCACTCTTGCCCAGATGGTTGAGTGTGTGGTGATGGACAGATTCATCCACTCCCTTCCTAGGTCAGTGCAGACCTGGGTTGGCCAGGGCGACCCTCGAAACGCAGATGACCTGGTTGGCCTAATGGTGAGTGTGGAGACATGGGGGGTCGGCAGGCGCCCCGAGTCCGCTAGCCGGAACTGCATGGACCAGGAATCGTCCCGCCGAACGCCCG is a window encoding:
- the LOC138665348 gene encoding gastrula zinc finger protein XlCGF66.1-like, with product MGMDKSATTEQILYHIMEMLYLLTGEDYIVVKKPGRQTTHNRLLVVEGISRTMANALPTPSRSVTSCKETEQKILDLTNKITELLTAEVPIRCDDVTVHFSMEEWDYIEEHQDLYKDVSIKKPQNIELLDDPICKNSLLHNGSSGLLNEHDMTENRNIHRHGVMQNVSSANFTENISACEDGTISNVDHRNYSGMRIKEENCDDSYDGGNLPTPHSRVQFHSAHIKEEPVSYDDHLANPTPMDHTPHPTVEEPSSYGEPQINTYTPTDHVQHHSYLHIVEQQSPYGETAPNMYTSNDHTPHHPSPHTAEEQPSHSGQSLLQPNVLAPADPSQYPFTHIIMNAVSRERGKQANTDHKKQYSSLDSTMEKPSSSNKASVSCKDLNLKTLSYPIRLSASTLVKQINPASSIEKRPENTIVSSAGSEPLQMDVDDEKSNSSVYSVRQSDNAMEILYHCPSCQKAFYSNLDLAKHQVIHSVDKLFVCSLCGKSFTELSFLVKHQVFHTDLKLCVCKVCGGCFYSESSLAKHEKTHSSPVHCFNCGKCFFSKTELEIHKRKHTLEKPYGCHVCGKHFITKYVHDKHMLCHTKVELSK